The stretch of DNA TCGGGGGAGGCGAAACTGGGCTTCCCTCATTATGACCCTTCTGGTGGTCGGCATCACCACCGGTCCGATGATTTTGTTTTCCGGGACCTTGGCTGGAGAGGCGCTCGATTTTTATGGGAGGATTGCCTCTTCGGTTCGCGATCTCCGTTATGAAGAACAGATCCAGCAGCTTCTTGAATCGCCCGTGGGCGGTTTTTTTCTTCAGATCAAAGAAAAGCTTTCTGCTTTGAATGTGGAGATTGTTCCGCTCGTGGTTAGGTTTTTTGAGAATTTGACCAATATTATTGTGAGACAGATGCAGGAGGGGGCCAAGAATTTTCTCGTTTTTCTTTTTGATTATCTCGTTACTGTTTTTGTCCTCTTTTTCTTTTTGAGGGATGGAGAGGCGATGCTGAACGTCTTCAAGGATCTGATCCCGATGTCTTCCGAACACAAGGAGACGGTGCTGGGTCGGATTGAAGAGACCCTTTCCGCTGTGGTGCGGGGGGTCGGTTTGACCGGTATTACGCAGGGGATCCTTTCCGGGCTTGCCTTTTGGATCTTGGGGGTTCCTTACCCTCTTTTCCTTGGGCTTCTTATTGCCTTTTTGGCCTTTGTTCCCCTCGGGGGGGCGGCGATGATCTGGATTCCATCCTCCCTCTACCTTTATATGGAAGGCTCCTGGGGCAAGGCATTGATCCTTTTTCTTTGGGGGACTCTCGTGATCAGCATGGTCGATAATTTTCTCAAGCCGTATTTCATTGGTGAGAGGACAAAGCTTCCCACGGTCTTCCTGTTTTTCTCGATTCTGGGGGGCTTAAGCTACTACGGTTTTATTGGTGTCTTTCTCGGGCCTCTCGTGTTGGCGCTGTTTCTCTCACTCATTCAGATCTACCGGCAGGAATACGCGGGGAGATCCTAGGGTACCACCCCCCACAAGGAGAAAAAGGTTGTATCAAACTGACGAATCTGGTTTAATTTGATCCATATGCAACATCGTGCCATTACTATTAACCGACCAGTCGTGCTTGTCCCCTTGGAAGAATATCAAGAATTGTTGGCAGAAGCCGGTTACCTTAAAACGCCACAGCTCAGTCGCCGCATCAGACAGGCCCGGCGAAATTTCGCAAAAAATAAGGCGATCTCATGGAAAAAGGTAAAACAGAGTGTCCTCTCCTTATGAGATTGTTCTTGATCGTGGTGCGATCATGGATCTCAAGAAGCTTGCCAAGTCTCAGCCAAAGATTATAAAACAGATCGAGCTAAAAATAGACGCGTTGGCACATGACCCTTATCTAGGCAAGGCCCTGCATGGAGATAAGAAGGGAATTTATTCGCTTCGTCATGGCGACTACCGCATCCTTTATGAATGTTATCATGAAAAAAGAACGGTACTGGTGATCACCATTGGAGATCGGAAAGAAGTGTATGCTTGATCAGGCAACGTGTTGAGTAGACGTTTGTGGAATTTAGGAATCGAAGTGCTATTTACTGAAAAACAAATATTGAGGTGGGCCCGATTTTCTATATAGAGATTCTGCTTGGAGGCATGCGTCGTGTCTTATCATCTTCTCAAGACAAGTCTCGGCATAAACAATCATTCCTGAAATCTGTTGGTGCATTGCTTTGGCAGCTTCTGGATTTCGCTCGCTGACATCCTCACAATATTCCGCCCACCCAGGGATAATGCCGCCCGTCGGATAGTTTCCACAGAGTTGAACCCTTCCATAATCGTTGATATTAATTTGAATTCTTTGACGAACCGGCCATTCACCAATGACGCAACCGTAACCCTCCACGGTCTTATCAGGGTCCATCACATCTTTTAAAGGTGACAAATAGGCATCAAAATCCTCATGAGTCACTGGATCACAGTATGTGCCCCCTGCGACTCCTTCCTCGGGCTCCAACTCAACACATAATTCAAAGGTTTTTTTGTCTGTAAGTCTTAAATTGACACCACGAGATTCATGGTCCCTCATGCTCTCTATATTACGGGTCTGGGCACAGATTGCCGTAGGGAGTCCCGAACAATCTTCAAAACCAGCGGTTGCTTTTTTCCCAACTGGAGGGGAGTTGAGCCCTCGTTGTTCCCCCTTTTTGACATCCCTCATGAGGCAACCAGTTAGGGTGATCGCAAATCCCACTGCTGAAAAAACAGATTTAGGTGTCATGGTATCCTCCTTAATGGATTGACCTTGTTCATTCGCTTTTCGTCTTTGTAGAGAAATAATTGCTAGCTAAAAAAGGTTAATAAATAGTGGACTTACCCATTTTTTAAGCCTTGTCTTTTGTGGGGACGTTTGATACACGCGCCATCCTATGAATTTGATGGATAAAATTCGCCAGGAGGGGCTTAAAAAAGGGCTCCCGGAGTTTCGACCTGGAGACACGGTTCGCGTCCACTGCAAGATCAAAGAGGGGGAGAAGGAGAGGATCCAGGTCTTTGAGGGTGTTGTTCTCGCGCGAAAGGGACATGGCCGGGAGGCAACATTTACCGTCAGAAAGGTTTCTTATGGAGTTGGTGTGGAGAGGATCTTCCCGCTCCACTCTCCTCTTGTTCAAAGGATTGAAGTGATGACCCAGGGAAAGGTTCGTCGAGCAAAACTTTATTATTTAAGAGACCGCTCAGGACGTAAGGCAAGAATTAAGGAAAAAGAGGGTCCCATTGCATCAGGCGTCGTGGAAGGCTCTCCTTCAGAAGGATCTTGAGTATTACGCCCACGGCTGGCTACGGATTGCGGGTGTTGATGAGGTGGGGCGCGGTTGTCTTGCCGGCCCTGTCTTTGCCGCGGCTGTCGTTCTGCCAAAAGAGGCCGATCTCCCCGGAGTGAATGATTCCAAAAAATTGACACCGGCCAAAAGGGAGTTTTTAGCTCCGCAGATTATGGAACAGGCGATCGCCTGGTCGGTTGCCTCTCTCTCCTCCGACGAGATCGATCGGATCAACATTCATCAGGCCTCTCTTCGTGCCATGGAGAAGGCCGTTGTCACCTTGAAAAGTCAGCCCGAGTATCTTTTAATTGATGGGCGTCATCCACTTCTTGTTGGCTGTCCCCAGGAATCACTCGTACATGGGGATGCCAGAAGCCGTGTGATTGCCGCCGCCTCAATCCTTGCCAAGGTAAGCCGAGACCAGTGGATGAGGGAGATTGCAAAACAATATCCCCAATATGGTTTTGAAAAACACAAAGGATACGGGACCCTCCAACATCGGGAGGCGATCCGAAATTACGGACTCACTCCGATCCACCGCAAGACGTTCAATGTTTCTTGATTTTTGATTCCTTCTCCCAGATCAGATCGACCCCTTTCATCGCGCCCAGAATTTTCCCCTCCATTCCCATCCAATCGAGCAGGTTAGGGCCGAGCAGAATTCCATTCTTGAACGGAAGTGTCAGGAAGGGAGAGGCGGACGAAGCAGGATAAATCCTCTTTTGGCAGGCCTGCCTCTGAAAGAGCGAGAAATTATCCTGGTCGGGGAAGAGTGTGCCCTCTGATTCGGCCATCGGAAATATACGACGAAGCGAAGAACCGGCAAACGGAATGAGGTCGCGAAGTTTTTTCTCTATTTCGAGATGAAGGGACTCAAAGAAATCCCTTCCCTTCTCTTTCTGTCCGGAGAACCGATAGCCGACCGTCAGGAGGAGGGTCTCCCCCTCAACTCGTGAACGAGGTGAGAGGTTCAATTCCAGGTAATTCAGTTCTTCCAAAGGTTTTTCGGGGTCCTCAATGATCACCAGATTTTCCTTCATTGGTTCAGGGAGAACCTCTTTTTCTACTTCAAACTGTATGAAGAACTGCTCTTCGGCCGGAACAAGCTTTTCGGCCCTTCGTTTGGGAAGGAAGGACCAGAGGTTTGTTGGGAGATGCCGGTAAAAATTCTGACAGTCAATATTTCCCAGAAGGAACCGGCAACGGGTCGGAAAACCATGGCGCTCCATCTTGACCGCGCGGATCTCCCGCCCCTTGGCCAGGATTTCAAACTGATCGCCGGCCAGTGGATGGACCATTCCTCCGAAGTAGTCGAGCCGTTCAAAGAAGATTTTTTTGAGTTCTTTCAATCCGCCGCGAATTGAGAAGGTGGTGCACCCTTCGGGAGAAAGATAAAGAAGCAGTTGGAGGGTGAGCGGTTCGATCAGGGGGCCTCGTGAAAGAAAACGCAGTTGGAGCTTCAAGAGAGACTGAAGTTCCGGAGACATGTTTTGCCAGAGGTTTTTGAGTGTTTGATCCGGGATCTGCTGTACCCATTGGGAAAATTGCTTTTTCTCCTTGTGGGTTACGATGGGAAGAAAGCCCAGTAGTGCCTCAAGATGCTTTTCCCGGAGAGAATCGACCTCCGTCAGAAAATC from Deltaproteobacteria bacterium encodes:
- a CDS encoding AI-2E family transporter, giving the protein MNPKTIPIVVFFGLLTLISLHLVHIFDLVLIPMLWAVILAIVVYPLYRLFLKLFRGRRNWASLIMTLLVVGITTGPMILFSGTLAGEALDFYGRIASSVRDLRYEEQIQQLLESPVGGFFLQIKEKLSALNVEIVPLVVRFFENLTNIIVRQMQEGAKNFLVFLFDYLVTVFVLFFFLRDGEAMLNVFKDLIPMSSEHKETVLGRIEETLSAVVRGVGLTGITQGILSGLAFWILGVPYPLFLGLLIAFLAFVPLGGAAMIWIPSSLYLYMEGSWGKALILFLWGTLVISMVDNFLKPYFIGERTKLPTVFLFFSILGGLSYYGFIGVFLGPLVLALFLSLIQIYRQEYAGRS
- a CDS encoding ribonuclease HII — encoded protein: MHQASWKALLQKDLEYYAHGWLRIAGVDEVGRGCLAGPVFAAAVVLPKEADLPGVNDSKKLTPAKREFLAPQIMEQAIAWSVASLSSDEIDRINIHQASLRAMEKAVVTLKSQPEYLLIDGRHPLLVGCPQESLVHGDARSRVIAAASILAKVSRDQWMREIAKQYPQYGFEKHKGYGTLQHREAIRNYGLTPIHRKTFNVS
- the rplS gene encoding 50S ribosomal protein L19, with the protein product MNLMDKIRQEGLKKGLPEFRPGDTVRVHCKIKEGEKERIQVFEGVVLARKGHGREATFTVRKVSYGVGVERIFPLHSPLVQRIEVMTQGKVRRAKLYYLRDRSGRKARIKEKEGPIASGVVEGSPSEGS
- a CDS encoding type II toxin-antitoxin system RelE/ParE family toxin; its protein translation is MSSPYEIVLDRGAIMDLKKLAKSQPKIIKQIELKIDALAHDPYLGKALHGDKKGIYSLRHGDYRILYECYHEKRTVLVITIGDRKEVYA